One region of Bdellovibrio bacteriovorus genomic DNA includes:
- a CDS encoding methyl-accepting chemotaxis protein → MKTLRARLALICGLLSLALCIVGITGFVSLKTVSSTYEHVAQVNLPNALLLQQMSLATGNSIRQIIRLGFTGLPDKEIEYLAGRFNDYAKKYEESDMRYKASPFAEGEEALYQPVAKHWQETLQVASTMISMRQKGDIDSFHKYLDGEFRTAYNAHGKALDSLIKFQEEQALSWAQRAQSIMSTSRNTVIVISALGLLLGLGVAAYIASELQRSLKGIATSVTETKNTVEQASEQLNHASQQLASSSTEAAASLEETVASIEELTSMVKLNAGNASQASTLSRGSQETALRGDTEIQSLISAMTDIKKSSRKIEEIITVIDDIAFQTNLLALNASVEAARAGEQGKGFAVVAEAVRSLAQRSAQAAKEITSLIKDSVTEVERGTVIADRSGVALKEIVTSVKLVTDLNTEIASASNEQSTGIAQISKAMNQLDQATQSNAASAEEAAASSEVMLRQAKVLGEQVENLQKIVG, encoded by the coding sequence ATGAAAACATTGCGCGCACGTCTGGCATTGATCTGTGGTCTATTGTCTTTAGCACTTTGTATCGTAGGAATAACAGGTTTCGTTTCACTCAAGACCGTCTCTTCGACTTATGAGCACGTAGCCCAAGTCAATTTACCCAACGCTTTGTTACTACAACAGATGTCTTTAGCGACAGGAAATTCAATTCGCCAAATCATCCGTTTAGGATTCACCGGTCTACCTGACAAAGAAATTGAATATCTTGCGGGTAGATTTAATGACTACGCAAAAAAATACGAAGAAAGTGATATGCGCTATAAAGCGTCCCCTTTTGCCGAAGGTGAAGAAGCGCTTTACCAACCTGTCGCCAAGCATTGGCAGGAAACTTTGCAGGTGGCTTCGACGATGATCTCGATGCGACAAAAAGGTGATATTGATTCCTTTCACAAATATTTAGATGGCGAATTTCGCACGGCCTACAATGCTCATGGGAAGGCTTTAGACTCATTGATTAAATTCCAAGAAGAGCAGGCTTTAAGCTGGGCCCAGCGTGCTCAAAGCATTATGAGCACTTCCAGAAATACCGTTATAGTCATCAGCGCCCTAGGTCTGCTTCTAGGTCTTGGGGTGGCTGCATATATCGCTAGTGAACTGCAACGAAGTCTGAAAGGTATCGCGACATCGGTCACCGAAACCAAAAACACAGTTGAACAGGCTTCCGAGCAACTCAATCATGCAAGTCAACAACTTGCCAGCAGCTCTACCGAGGCCGCGGCTTCTTTGGAAGAAACGGTCGCGTCGATTGAAGAACTGACAAGCATGGTTAAACTCAACGCGGGCAACGCGTCTCAGGCCAGCACTCTTTCACGTGGTAGCCAAGAAACAGCTTTACGAGGAGACACCGAGATTCAGAGCCTCATTTCTGCAATGACGGATATTAAAAAATCCTCTCGTAAAATCGAAGAAATTATCACGGTCATTGACGATATCGCGTTTCAAACCAATCTTTTAGCCTTGAACGCTTCGGTCGAAGCCGCTCGCGCCGGAGAGCAAGGAAAAGGTTTCGCCGTTGTCGCAGAGGCCGTAAGATCACTGGCGCAAAGATCCGCCCAAGCTGCAAAAGAAATCACATCCTTGATTAAAGACTCAGTCACTGAAGTTGAAAGAGGTACAGTGATCGCCGACCGAAGTGGCGTTGCGCTGAAAGAAATAGTCACTTCAGTTAAATTGGTCACTGATCTTAATACAGAGATCGCTTCGGCATCGAATGAACAGTCTACAGGTATTGCGCAGATATCAAAAGCCATGAACCAATTGGATCAGGCCACTCAGTCTAATGCCGCTTCTGCAGAAGAAGCCGCCGCGTCCTCCGAGGTCATGCTAAGACAAGCCAAAGTGCTTGGCGAACAAGTTGAAAATCTGCAAAAAATCGTCGGCTAA
- a CDS encoding substrate-binding periplasmic protein yields MSESMPDNGAVFYSLKKVLEKKGYDIKVIFAPSWIRAKMNAVKDPKIDGLAPVRTIENTDQFVFTKLFYKSAWLIVERKDHPIVWSKVSDLAKYTAGNIQGVELRDGIKELVESGKMKVENVASPLNNFLKVATKRVDFAFSDELVFRFTMGTEPELRPYQGVLQLNPKPIVIDSYGIALKKSEDAKAIVKHIELHEGDFAKYTEEYLTSLLPKKP; encoded by the coding sequence ATGAGTGAGTCTATGCCTGATAACGGCGCTGTCTTTTACAGTCTAAAGAAAGTTCTGGAAAAGAAGGGTTACGATATTAAAGTGATTTTTGCGCCCTCGTGGATTCGAGCAAAGATGAATGCCGTAAAGGACCCGAAAATTGATGGCTTGGCGCCTGTGCGAACCATAGAAAATACGGACCAATTTGTTTTCACAAAGTTATTTTATAAAAGTGCTTGGCTGATCGTCGAAAGAAAAGATCATCCTATTGTATGGAGTAAAGTTTCTGACCTTGCAAAATACACGGCAGGTAATATCCAAGGTGTTGAACTGCGCGATGGAATTAAAGAGCTTGTAGAGTCCGGAAAGATGAAAGTCGAAAACGTAGCGTCACCGCTTAACAATTTCTTAAAAGTGGCTACGAAGCGTGTCGATTTTGCTTTTTCCGATGAACTTGTATTTCGATTCACTATGGGTACTGAGCCAGAGCTGAGACCTTATCAAGGTGTCTTACAGTTAAATCCGAAGCCGATCGTCATCGATAGCTACGGCATTGCACTTAAGAAGTCCGAAGATGCAAAGGCGATCGTGAAGCACATAGAGCTTCACGAAGGTGACTTTGCAAAATACACAGAAGAATATCTAACAAGTCTTCTTCCTAAAAAGCCTTAG
- a CDS encoding DEAD/DEAH box helicase, translating to MYKLRPYQLEAVQATLKHFRKEKTPAVVVLPTGAGKSLVIAELARLAKGRVLVLAHVKELVEQNHAKYISFGLEAGIYSAGLQRKDMDQKVIFGSIQSIARAPEDFFDSFSLLVIDECHRVSVQDDTQYFQVISKLQKSNPEICILGLTATPYRLGLGWIYQYNEHTKTLQTDEERFFKKCIYELTIRYMIKNKYLTMPVKIDSPVACYDFSSLKLHGTSYVAAQVEAVLKDQSRITPLIIKNIIDMAKERQGVMIFTSSVTHAIEIMKNLPPYIAALVVGDTPGPDRDEIIEAFKCRKLKYLVNVSVLTTGFDAPHVDVIAILRPTESVSLYQQIIGRGLRLSAGKTDCLILDYTGQGHGLFSPEIDEDRPSSESEIVDVPCPQCGVINHFWGVRDHEGQIKEHFGRKCKGAFEDPVTHQIEACGFLFRFKRCEKCGAENDIAARSCKSCENVLVDNDKKLKEAMSLKDAHVLRVETMTFTKGHDKKGQDRLEVRYYDHSAQFLTEYFYLDSQENCHAFYFNFIRMHNRLPERKIFVRNVDEALKYVPEFRKPLFVVARKVKHFWAIREKIFE from the coding sequence ATGTACAAACTGCGACCCTATCAGTTGGAAGCCGTTCAGGCGACGCTGAAACATTTTAGGAAAGAAAAGACACCCGCAGTGGTTGTACTTCCCACTGGGGCGGGAAAGAGTCTAGTCATCGCCGAGCTTGCGCGTTTAGCTAAGGGTCGTGTTCTGGTTTTAGCGCACGTGAAGGAGCTGGTAGAGCAGAATCACGCCAAGTATATTTCTTTCGGTCTTGAAGCTGGAATTTATTCTGCGGGACTTCAGCGCAAAGACATGGATCAGAAAGTAATTTTCGGAAGCATTCAGTCCATTGCGCGGGCGCCGGAAGATTTCTTTGATAGTTTTTCTCTGTTAGTCATCGATGAGTGTCACCGTGTTTCTGTGCAAGACGATACTCAGTACTTTCAAGTTATTTCAAAGCTGCAAAAGTCGAATCCTGAAATCTGCATTCTTGGGTTGACGGCCACGCCCTACCGGCTGGGATTAGGCTGGATTTATCAGTACAACGAACATACAAAAACATTGCAAACGGATGAAGAGCGCTTTTTTAAAAAATGTATCTATGAACTGACCATCCGCTACATGATTAAGAATAAGTATCTTACGATGCCTGTGAAGATTGATTCTCCGGTTGCATGTTATGACTTTTCTAGCTTAAAGCTTCATGGCACAAGCTACGTCGCAGCTCAGGTTGAAGCTGTTTTAAAAGATCAATCGCGAATAACTCCATTAATTATAAAAAACATTATCGATATGGCGAAAGAACGTCAGGGTGTGATGATTTTCACAAGTTCAGTCACTCATGCCATAGAGATTATGAAGAATCTTCCGCCTTACATAGCTGCCCTCGTGGTGGGAGATACTCCCGGACCCGATCGGGACGAAATTATCGAGGCCTTTAAATGCCGTAAACTGAAGTATCTGGTAAATGTGTCGGTATTAACAACCGGTTTTGATGCGCCTCATGTAGATGTGATCGCTATTTTACGGCCGACAGAATCCGTCAGTTTGTATCAGCAAATCATCGGCCGGGGTTTACGTTTGTCTGCAGGAAAAACAGATTGTCTGATTCTGGATTATACCGGGCAAGGACATGGCCTTTTTTCTCCGGAGATAGACGAAGACAGGCCTTCCTCCGAATCAGAGATCGTGGACGTGCCTTGCCCGCAATGTGGAGTGATCAATCATTTCTGGGGAGTGCGAGATCATGAAGGTCAGATCAAAGAACACTTTGGGCGGAAGTGTAAAGGCGCTTTTGAAGATCCCGTGACCCACCAGATCGAGGCTTGCGGTTTTCTTTTTCGTTTCAAACGTTGCGAAAAATGCGGAGCGGAAAATGATATTGCAGCCCGAAGTTGCAAGTCTTGTGAAAATGTTCTTGTCGACAACGACAAAAAACTGAAAGAAGCGATGTCACTCAAAGATGCCCATGTTCTGCGTGTAGAAACTATGACTTTCACAAAGGGTCACGACAAAAAAGGCCAGGATCGTCTTGAGGTTCGGTACTACGACCACAGTGCACAGTTTTTAACAGAGTACTTTTATTTGGATAGCCAGGAAAACTGTCACGCTTTTTATTTTAATTTCATTCGCATGCACAACCGATTGCCTGAAAGAAAAATCTTCGTGCGCAATGTTGATGAGGCATTGAAGTATGTTCCTGAATTCCGAAAGCCTCTTTTTGTTGTCGCACGGAAGGTGAAACACTTTTGGGCTATTCGAGAAAAGATTTTTGAATAG
- a CDS encoding 16S rRNA (guanine(527)-N(7))-methyltransferase RsmG, which produces MYFESRIPIILQLGFREEALPLLKAYIDLLWSSNEELNLISRKMTFEELIDNHIIDCLLPLKYFPANLKAAADFGSGGGLPAVIYAIQFPQMRYHLYEKSPKKQEFLAKCKSIAPNLEIHGEIPKDLAAIEMVTARGFKPIDVILDVSRTYFNKQGRYFLLKARREKIDEEMALALKKFKNAKATITPLTSPVLEVERNLVQL; this is translated from the coding sequence ATGTACTTTGAGTCCAGAATCCCCATCATCTTACAGCTCGGTTTTCGTGAAGAGGCATTGCCTTTATTAAAGGCTTATATTGACCTTTTATGGTCTTCCAACGAAGAGCTGAACTTAATCAGCCGTAAAATGACTTTTGAAGAGCTGATCGACAATCACATCATCGATTGCCTTCTTCCTTTGAAGTACTTTCCTGCAAATTTAAAAGCGGCCGCTGACTTTGGATCTGGCGGTGGGCTTCCGGCTGTTATCTACGCGATCCAGTTTCCACAGATGCGCTATCACCTTTACGAAAAAAGTCCGAAGAAGCAGGAATTTTTGGCCAAGTGCAAAAGTATCGCTCCAAATCTAGAAATCCACGGAGAAATCCCCAAAGACTTAGCCGCCATCGAAATGGTGACAGCTCGTGGCTTTAAACCCATCGACGTAATCCTCGATGTCAGCCGCACTTATTTCAACAAGCAAGGAAGATACTTTTTGCTTAAGGCCCGCCGTGAAAAGATTGACGAAGAAATGGCTTTAGCACTGAAAAAATTTAAAAATGCCAAAGCCACGATCACGCCTTTAACCTCGCCGGTTTTGGAAGTCGAAAGAAACTTAGTTCAACTTTAG
- a CDS encoding multidrug effflux MFS transporter, translated as MKNEKRSSLSLILILGALTALSPFSIDMYLPAFPKMAEFFSTNVSAMSLSLSSYFIGLAVGQLLYGPLLDRFGRKKPLYMGLLIYIFATIGCFMSKSMESFVFFRFVQAFGGCAANVAAMAMVRDFFSPKESSKIFSLLVLILGVSPLLAPTTGGFLSVAFGWQSIFIALAVLSIALFLVTVFLLPEGRAADTSHSLHPGQILLNYISIIRDPQFFTYAVAGSVAFAGLFVYLAASPTIFMEVFKVSEQAYGWVFGFLAVGFIGASQFNIPLSRVYSNEKILFSALSFLAVMGFLFPIGAGNGWLGLASTITMLFLYLSSVGLANPNAAALALAPFSKNAGSAAALLGFLQMTVGSLASVFVGVFKAQELFPISLIFAGTAFLSLLIFVLGSRRIISKVEVTDDPGFVTH; from the coding sequence TTGAAAAACGAAAAGCGCAGCTCTCTCTCATTGATTCTGATTCTTGGTGCCCTTACGGCATTAAGCCCTTTTTCCATCGACATGTATCTTCCCGCGTTTCCTAAGATGGCCGAATTCTTTTCGACGAACGTATCCGCAATGTCGCTATCATTATCAAGTTACTTTATTGGTTTAGCCGTGGGGCAACTTCTTTACGGTCCTTTGCTAGATCGCTTCGGCAGAAAAAAACCTTTGTACATGGGACTCTTGATTTACATCTTTGCGACGATCGGATGTTTCATGTCGAAGTCGATGGAGTCCTTCGTATTTTTCCGCTTCGTCCAAGCCTTCGGAGGTTGTGCTGCAAATGTGGCGGCCATGGCGATGGTGCGCGACTTCTTTTCTCCGAAAGAAAGTTCAAAGATTTTTTCTTTGCTGGTGTTAATCCTTGGAGTCTCGCCGTTGCTTGCACCGACGACAGGTGGATTTCTATCTGTCGCGTTTGGCTGGCAGTCGATCTTTATTGCCTTGGCCGTTCTTAGTATCGCTCTATTCCTTGTGACGGTGTTTCTGCTTCCGGAAGGACGGGCCGCTGACACCTCACACTCTTTGCATCCTGGACAAATTCTTCTAAATTATATTTCCATTATTAGGGATCCCCAGTTTTTCACTTATGCCGTTGCGGGTTCAGTCGCCTTCGCCGGGCTTTTCGTTTATTTGGCCGCTTCTCCGACAATCTTCATGGAGGTTTTTAAAGTCAGCGAACAAGCTTACGGATGGGTCTTCGGATTTTTAGCGGTGGGATTTATCGGTGCGAGCCAATTCAATATTCCTCTTTCACGCGTTTATTCGAATGAAAAAATTCTTTTTTCTGCCCTTTCATTTTTGGCAGTCATGGGTTTTCTTTTCCCGATTGGAGCCGGAAATGGTTGGTTGGGACTCGCCTCGACGATCACGATGCTGTTTCTTTATCTTTCGTCAGTGGGGCTTGCCAACCCGAATGCGGCGGCACTTGCGCTAGCGCCGTTTAGTAAAAATGCGGGCAGTGCTGCGGCCCTCTTGGGATTTTTGCAAATGACGGTAGGCTCTTTGGCATCCGTTTTTGTTGGAGTCTTTAAGGCTCAGGAACTTTTTCCGATTTCTTTGATATTTGCAGGCACGGCTTTCCTTTCACTGCTTATTTTCGTCTTAGGCAGTCGACGCATTATCAGCAAGGTCGAGGTCACTGATGATCCCGGCTTTGTGACACATTAA
- a CDS encoding NAD(P)H-dependent flavin oxidoreductase, translating to MKNWPSHRLQKLFNIELPLIQAPMAGVDSVELAAAVSNAGGLGSLACALLSVDQLREEFKKLRSLTTMPVNLNFFCHENPKNTDAQQAGWKEHLSKYYLQLGLDPNASYPTALRVPFNEDYCAVVEELKPEVVSFHFGLPSLELMKRLRSVGCKIISSATTVTEARWLEERGCDAIIAQGFEAGGHRGSFLTHDIAAQVGTMALVPQIVDAVKVPVIAAGGISDARGIAASFLLGACGVQLGTAYLFCPEAKVSKLYLQTLQQATDDQTVLTNVYSGKPARGIRNKFIQEEGPISTLAPPFPFAGPAVNPLRKKSEELGRNDFVQMWSGQAASLGRVLPAAELTKKLSRETLALLVK from the coding sequence ATGAAAAACTGGCCCTCTCACAGACTGCAAAAACTCTTTAACATCGAACTTCCGCTTATTCAGGCACCAATGGCCGGCGTGGATTCTGTCGAACTTGCCGCTGCGGTCTCGAATGCGGGGGGACTTGGTTCTTTGGCGTGTGCACTGCTTTCCGTGGATCAACTGCGAGAGGAGTTTAAAAAACTGCGCTCATTGACGACGATGCCGGTGAATCTGAATTTCTTTTGCCATGAAAATCCGAAAAACACGGACGCCCAACAAGCAGGCTGGAAAGAACACCTTAGCAAATATTATCTCCAGCTAGGTCTTGATCCGAACGCCTCCTATCCAACAGCTTTACGTGTGCCGTTTAATGAAGATTACTGCGCTGTCGTCGAAGAACTAAAACCTGAGGTCGTAAGTTTTCACTTTGGTCTACCGTCTTTGGAATTAATGAAACGCTTGCGTAGTGTCGGATGCAAAATTATTTCTTCAGCCACCACTGTTACGGAAGCGCGATGGCTGGAAGAAAGAGGTTGTGACGCCATCATCGCTCAAGGTTTTGAAGCCGGTGGACATCGAGGAAGTTTTTTAACTCACGATATAGCGGCTCAAGTAGGCACTATGGCTTTAGTTCCCCAAATAGTGGATGCGGTGAAGGTGCCAGTGATCGCAGCAGGTGGAATAAGCGATGCCCGCGGAATTGCGGCCTCCTTTCTTCTGGGCGCCTGTGGCGTTCAGTTGGGAACAGCCTATCTTTTCTGTCCTGAAGCCAAAGTTTCTAAGCTTTATCTTCAAACACTTCAGCAAGCGACGGACGACCAAACTGTTTTAACTAATGTCTACAGCGGAAAACCGGCACGAGGCATTCGTAATAAATTCATCCAAGAAGAAGGACCTATTTCAACACTCGCGCCTCCGTTTCCTTTTGCTGGCCCTGCTGTAAATCCACTTAGAAAAAAATCAGAAGAGCTAGGCCGTAACGATTTTGTGCAGATGTGGTCTGGACAGGCCGCTTCGCTAGGAAGAGTTCTTCCTGCGGCCGAACTCACAAAAAAATTGTCTCGCGAAACTCTGGCGCTTCTTGTGAAGTAG
- a CDS encoding aminopeptidase P N-terminal domain-containing protein: protein MEKSLKYSYRRQNLGNKFSRTLFVIPSGDLRMRSHSVAYRFKAASDFLYLCGVEVSEAYLVVAGQKSYFLSDHISQEVALWEDVNTLMEEDREKLRGIEFASISQLQNILQDHLGNYDRLAFPIGRSELLDRLLLEQVSFQNRRRSRYTNIPLALCDSRTLVGALRHTKDQDEIRLMRTAAQKSSAVYQELFKTRLAGLTEKDVAAFLESEFMKQGMHWTAYETIVGSGERGTTLHARATERILRAGEAVLIDAAGEFQGYCADITRVLPIEKSFSKEQRTIYQIVLNAQKEVLKKVRAGETLSSLHETAQQYLVEGLNKEGIKGDITQLMPHSTSHWIGMDVHDPSAYVDESGNAVKLTEGMSFTVEPGLYFRERSSAYCGIGVRIEDDVVVTAEGCEVLSSASKEVDEIESLRPS, encoded by the coding sequence ATGGAAAAGTCATTAAAGTATTCTTACCGCCGTCAAAATTTAGGAAATAAGTTTTCTCGAACTCTGTTTGTCATTCCATCCGGGGACCTTCGTATGCGATCGCATTCGGTGGCATACAGGTTCAAAGCCGCGTCTGACTTTTTATATCTTTGCGGAGTCGAAGTCTCTGAAGCGTATCTGGTTGTCGCTGGCCAGAAATCTTATTTTCTTTCTGATCACATCAGTCAAGAGGTGGCCCTGTGGGAAGACGTAAATACATTGATGGAGGAAGACCGTGAAAAACTTCGTGGAATTGAATTTGCTTCAATAAGCCAGTTGCAAAACATTCTGCAAGATCATTTAGGCAATTACGACCGCCTGGCATTTCCTATCGGCAGAAGCGAGTTGTTAGACCGTCTTTTGCTAGAGCAGGTTTCATTTCAGAATCGACGTCGATCTCGTTATACGAATATTCCATTGGCACTATGCGATTCCAGAACTTTAGTGGGAGCGCTTCGCCACACCAAAGATCAAGACGAGATTCGGTTGATGCGAACGGCGGCGCAAAAAAGCTCTGCCGTCTATCAAGAGCTATTTAAAACACGTCTTGCGGGACTTACGGAAAAGGACGTAGCGGCTTTTCTAGAGTCTGAATTTATGAAACAAGGAATGCACTGGACCGCATATGAAACCATCGTTGGAAGTGGCGAGCGGGGAACGACGTTGCATGCTCGCGCGACAGAACGAATCTTACGAGCGGGGGAAGCCGTGCTGATCGATGCTGCCGGGGAATTTCAGGGTTATTGCGCAGACATCACACGCGTATTGCCAATTGAAAAATCTTTTAGCAAAGAACAAAGGACTATCTACCAGATTGTGCTTAACGCGCAAAAAGAGGTCCTCAAAAAAGTTCGCGCTGGAGAAACTTTAAGTTCCCTTCATGAGACAGCTCAGCAGTATTTAGTTGAAGGTCTTAATAAAGAAGGAATTAAAGGTGACATCACCCAACTGATGCCACACAGCACTTCACATTGGATAGGCATGGATGTTCATGATCCTTCTGCTTATGTTGATGAGTCAGGAAATGCTGTAAAGCTGACAGAGGGCATGAGCTTTACAGTCGAGCCAGGTCTGTACTTCCGTGAAAGAAGTTCCGCCTATTGCGGAATTGGCGTGCGAATCGAAGATGATGTGGTTGTTACAGCTGAGGGCTGTGAGGTTCTCTCTTCCGCCTCAAAAGAAGTGGATGAAATTGAATCCTTAAGGCCGAGCTAA
- a CDS encoding PAS domain-containing hybrid sensor histidine kinase/response regulator, whose product MKTINFDQSNATLLIQVFQNSPSFMAFVEGAHFIFKFGNPKFLELIGHNEIIGKTAKEALPELEEQGLLDIMHTVSQTKTPYKGFEVPVYFKSPLGRLDKFLDFTYQPILSDHGNVVGILIEGTDVTEKVLSRIAVEKAKSIVENERNNFRSLFKDTPHLVCILRGPEHTFEFVNEAHARLLGFDATGMTVRQAQPESIEVHGLLDDVYRTGVTLQHFEIPVTVGDRIRYFNLTYSARRDDDGHINGVMILASEVTTHIEMRKELEASKQTLALEQHKLDAIFHVSPAAMALWVGEDMVFEKLNNEYQKIFSGRDLQGRPFLEALPELEQFGELVRKVLRTGEPFVGTEFPVPVRRTEFGPTEERYFDFTYIQIKDAHGNPYGVYDHAIDVTDRVMARKDLEAAKEEAVRANDLKSAFLANMSHEIRTPLGAIMGFADLLRDPNLPYEERVNYLEVLQRNGHQLTVIINDILDLSKVEAGQMALEFLPLKPETIAHDVISLLRVNAAEKGLQLGFERDPSTPAEIHSDPTRVQQILINLVSNSIKFTHTGSVSIRTFGKTEKGRTVAAFEVIDTGIGIQEDQRERIFEVFVQADSSVTRKFGGTGLGLSLSRRLARVLGGDVIVKESLLGKGSTFLVTIEDQPEKKKAVLPVVAASSAAEAKENSEKPLEGIKVLVVDDTPDNQRLIKHFLRRAGASSDIVDNGLVAQTKALEGDYDIVLMDIQMPEMDGYTATQQLRQKGYKKPIIALTAHAMAEVRRKCLSVGYTDHLTKPINSVDLISMVHRYVRA is encoded by the coding sequence ATGAAAACCATTAACTTCGATCAGTCTAACGCAACCCTGTTAATCCAGGTATTTCAAAATTCGCCCTCTTTTATGGCCTTCGTTGAAGGGGCGCATTTCATTTTTAAATTCGGCAACCCGAAGTTTTTGGAATTAATTGGGCACAACGAGATTATTGGTAAGACCGCTAAGGAAGCCCTGCCAGAGTTGGAAGAGCAAGGTCTTCTTGATATTATGCACACGGTTTCTCAGACCAAAACCCCTTATAAAGGTTTTGAAGTCCCCGTCTATTTTAAAAGTCCTCTCGGACGCCTAGATAAGTTTTTGGATTTCACTTATCAGCCTATTCTTTCTGATCACGGCAATGTTGTTGGGATTCTGATTGAGGGGACAGATGTCACCGAAAAAGTTCTTTCGCGCATTGCTGTTGAAAAAGCCAAGAGCATTGTTGAAAATGAAAGAAATAATTTTCGATCTTTGTTCAAAGATACTCCTCATCTTGTATGTATCCTTCGTGGCCCGGAGCACACCTTTGAGTTTGTGAACGAAGCTCACGCAAGGCTTCTGGGATTTGATGCCACCGGAATGACTGTGCGACAAGCACAGCCTGAGTCCATCGAAGTGCACGGACTGTTAGATGATGTCTATCGCACCGGGGTGACCTTGCAACACTTCGAAATTCCTGTCACCGTCGGGGACCGCATTCGCTATTTCAATTTAACCTATAGTGCTCGTCGCGATGACGACGGTCATATCAACGGCGTTATGATTTTGGCTTCAGAGGTTACTACCCACATCGAAATGCGAAAAGAGCTGGAAGCTTCCAAGCAAACTCTGGCACTTGAGCAACACAAATTAGATGCCATATTCCATGTTTCTCCTGCGGCTATGGCTCTCTGGGTGGGCGAAGACATGGTGTTTGAAAAATTGAACAACGAGTATCAGAAAATTTTTTCGGGTAGAGACCTGCAAGGTCGTCCTTTTTTAGAAGCATTGCCAGAGCTTGAGCAATTTGGCGAGCTTGTTCGGAAAGTTCTTCGAACCGGTGAGCCTTTTGTTGGTACTGAATTCCCGGTGCCTGTGCGTCGCACTGAATTTGGTCCGACAGAAGAGCGCTATTTTGATTTCACCTACATCCAAATTAAAGATGCTCATGGAAATCCCTATGGCGTTTATGATCACGCGATTGATGTTACGGATCGGGTAATGGCAAGAAAAGATCTTGAGGCTGCTAAAGAAGAAGCTGTGCGAGCAAATGATTTGAAGTCGGCTTTTTTAGCAAACATGTCTCATGAGATCCGCACTCCACTGGGAGCCATCATGGGATTTGCAGATCTTCTACGTGACCCGAATCTTCCCTATGAAGAACGTGTGAATTACCTGGAAGTTCTTCAAAGAAACGGCCATCAGCTGACAGTTATTATCAACGACATCCTGGATCTTTCTAAGGTGGAAGCCGGACAAATGGCTTTAGAGTTCTTGCCATTAAAGCCTGAGACGATTGCTCACGATGTGATTTCTTTACTGCGCGTGAATGCGGCAGAAAAGGGCTTACAACTGGGATTTGAGCGTGATCCATCGACACCTGCAGAAATTCACTCGGATCCGACACGGGTTCAACAAATACTTATTAATCTAGTTAGTAACTCCATCAAGTTCACGCATACGGGAAGTGTTTCCATTCGTACTTTTGGAAAAACCGAGAAGGGCCGTACCGTTGCGGCTTTCGAAGTGATCGACACAGGGATCGGGATACAGGAAGATCAGCGCGAAAGAATATTCGAAGTTTTTGTACAGGCCGATAGCTCAGTGACGAGAAAGTTCGGAGGAACGGGATTAGGTCTATCGCTTTCGCGTCGTTTAGCGCGTGTCCTGGGTGGCGACGTGATTGTGAAAGAAAGTCTGCTTGGAAAAGGCAGTACTTTTCTAGTAACAATTGAGGATCAGCCTGAAAAGAAGAAGGCCGTGCTTCCGGTTGTCGCTGCATCATCAGCAGCAGAAGCTAAAGAAAATTCTGAAAAGCCTTTGGAGGGAATTAAAGTCTTGGTCGTCGACGATACACCTGACAATCAACGTCTTATCAAGCATTTCCTTCGTCGAGCGGGTGCAAGTTCTGACATCGTTGATAACGGATTGGTGGCGCAAACAAAGGCCTTGGAAGGTGACTACGATATAGTTCTTATGGATATTCAGATGCCTGAAATGGATGGATATACTGCAACTCAACAGTTGCGCCAAAAGGGTTATAAAAAACCCATCATCGCGCTGACGGCGCACGCGATGGCTGAAGTCCGCAGAAAATGTCTGAGTGTTGGTTATACCGATCATCTGACGAAGCCTATCAATTCCGTGGACCTGATCAGCATGGTTCACCGCTACGTGCGTGCCTAG